One Limimonas halophila genomic window carries:
- the proV gene encoding glycine betaine/L-proline ABC transporter ATP-binding protein ProV, giving the protein MTNDKVVCRGLYKIFGPRPDQAYELVQQGKSKNEIFKETGNTVGVQDANFSVKEGEVFVVMGLSGSGKSTLVRMLNRLIDPTFGSVEIDGEDIAQMSKDDLIRIRRNKMAMVFQSFALMPHQTVIENASFGLDVAGVGREERFDRALKALDAVGLKANANSYPSELSGGMKQRVGLARALTNDPTVMLMDEAFSALDPLIRTEMQDELLRLQHESRRTVVFITHDLDEAMRIGDRIAVMEDGRIVQIGTPEEIVTQPADDYVSAFFKGVDVTQVFSAGDICRNDSIYVSENADEAAGTVLETVRTNGQEAAVVIDKQGSFQGLATRDSLNKASKQSGTIKDAFVQDASAIGADAALSDVLHQVAQSSHPVAVADGNGKYLGAVTKASLLQTLDRTG; this is encoded by the coding sequence ATGACGAATGACAAGGTCGTTTGTAGAGGCCTTTACAAAATTTTCGGCCCTCGCCCGGACCAAGCGTACGAGCTGGTCCAACAGGGGAAGTCGAAAAACGAAATCTTCAAGGAGACGGGGAACACCGTCGGTGTTCAGGACGCAAACTTCTCCGTGAAGGAAGGAGAGGTTTTCGTCGTGATGGGGTTGTCCGGCTCGGGCAAGTCCACCCTCGTCCGCATGCTCAACCGTCTGATCGACCCCACCTTCGGCAGCGTGGAGATCGACGGTGAAGACATCGCCCAGATGAGCAAGGACGACCTCATCCGGATACGCCGGAACAAGATGGCGATGGTCTTCCAGTCCTTCGCGCTGATGCCGCACCAGACCGTGATCGAAAACGCCTCGTTCGGCCTGGACGTCGCCGGTGTCGGCCGCGAAGAGCGCTTCGACAGGGCGCTGAAGGCGCTGGACGCCGTGGGGCTGAAGGCCAACGCCAACAGCTATCCCTCGGAGCTGTCCGGGGGCATGAAGCAGCGTGTCGGCCTCGCCCGCGCGCTGACCAACGATCCCACCGTGATGCTGATGGACGAGGCGTTCTCCGCCCTCGACCCGTTGATCCGCACGGAGATGCAGGACGAGTTGTTGCGCCTGCAGCACGAGAGCCGGCGCACGGTCGTCTTCATCACCCACGACCTCGACGAGGCCATGCGCATCGGCGACCGCATCGCGGTGATGGAGGACGGGCGCATCGTCCAGATCGGCACGCCCGAGGAGATCGTCACCCAGCCCGCCGACGACTACGTCAGCGCCTTCTTCAAGGGCGTGGACGTCACCCAGGTGTTCTCGGCCGGCGACATCTGCCGCAACGACAGCATCTACGTCAGCGAGAACGCCGACGAGGCCGCCGGCACGGTCCTGGAGACAGTTCGCACCAATGGCCAGGAAGCCGCGGTGGTCATCGACAAGCAGGGCTCGTTCCAGGGCCTGGCCACCCGCGACAGCCTGAACAAGGCGAGCAAGCAGTCGGGCACCATCAAGGACGCCTTCGTTCAGGACGCTTCCGCGATCGGGGCTGACGCAGCGCTCTCCGACGTGCTTCACCAGGTCGCCCAGTCCAGCCATCCGGTGGCGGTTGCCGACGGCAACGGCAAGTACCTGGGCGCTGTCACGAAGGCTTCGCTGCTGCAGACACTGGATAGGACGGGCTGA
- a CDS encoding ABC transporter permease encodes MDLGIREWIKIDVGGAIEWLVELIQQNLGPLLDAIRAVIGFFAEGLEYIFLNIPPVILAILILLLALWRVGWRFGIFVAVAVVLIWGMNLWTETMSTMALVIASSLVALLIGFPTGIAMAKSNTVEAIIRPILDFMQTMPPFVYLIPAVIFFGLGKVPGAIATVIFAMPPAVRLTNLGIRQVSAEHVEAGLAFGCTDRQLLYKVQLPLALPNIMQGVNQTIMLALSMVVIAAMIGAGGLGQTVVTGIQRMNTGLGFEGGLGVVIVAILLDRLTESFGKVRQGEGLITKVMRLARGGQQRAAEEGETETGRAAS; translated from the coding sequence ATGGACCTCGGAATTCGAGAGTGGATCAAAATCGATGTCGGCGGCGCGATTGAATGGCTGGTGGAGCTGATCCAGCAGAACCTCGGGCCGCTGCTGGACGCCATCCGCGCGGTGATCGGGTTTTTCGCCGAAGGACTAGAATACATCTTCCTGAACATTCCGCCGGTGATCCTCGCGATCCTGATCCTCCTGCTGGCGCTTTGGCGCGTCGGCTGGCGCTTCGGCATCTTCGTTGCCGTCGCGGTCGTCCTGATCTGGGGCATGAATCTTTGGACAGAGACGATGTCCACGATGGCGCTGGTCATCGCCTCCAGCTTGGTGGCGCTGCTCATCGGCTTCCCGACGGGCATCGCGATGGCCAAGAGCAACACGGTCGAAGCCATCATCCGCCCGATTCTGGACTTCATGCAGACCATGCCGCCCTTCGTGTACCTCATCCCGGCCGTCATCTTCTTTGGCCTGGGTAAGGTGCCGGGCGCGATCGCAACCGTCATCTTCGCCATGCCCCCGGCCGTTCGCCTGACGAATCTGGGCATCCGCCAGGTCAGCGCGGAGCACGTCGAAGCCGGCCTGGCGTTCGGGTGCACCGACCGTCAGCTGCTCTACAAGGTTCAGCTGCCCTTGGCGCTACCCAACATCATGCAGGGCGTGAACCAGACCATCATGCTGGCCCTGTCGATGGTGGTTATCGCCGCCATGATCGGTGCCGGCGGCCTGGGACAGACGGTCGTCACGGGCATTCAGCGGATGAACACCGGCCTCGGTTTCGAAGGCGGCCTGGGCGTCGTCATCGTGGCCATTCTGCTTGACCGGTTGACGGAGAGCTTTGGCAAGGTCAGGCAGGGAGAAGGCCTGATCACCAAGGTCATGCGCCTTGCCCGCGGCGGTCAGCAGCGTGCCGCCGAGGAAGGCGAGACCGAGACGGGTCGCGCGGCTTCGTAA
- a CDS encoding glycine betaine ABC transporter substrate-binding protein, with product MLNTGKKTFVAAVTAFAMAASPAAAKVKIGWTAWSDAEFVTKLAKQILENRVDEEVELVQTGIAPQYQGVASGDIDVMLMSWLPSTHSDYMSDVGNKVVNLGILYGHSRLGWIVPDYVPKDQLNSIADLKSEKMADKLDGTITGIDPGAGLTRLSKKAIEEYGLKDVGFNLQTSSGAGMTAALKRAVDNEEWIVVTGWTPHWKFGRWDLRFLKDPKGSLGSFERIHAIAREGFYQENIDAAMTLARMNLPLEELQAAMFDAQETSYEEAVDKYIENHQKRVDYWVTGEIE from the coding sequence ATGCTTAACACCGGAAAGAAGACGTTCGTTGCGGCCGTGACCGCCTTTGCCATGGCGGCGTCGCCGGCCGCTGCGAAAGTGAAGATCGGCTGGACCGCGTGGTCCGACGCTGAGTTCGTGACCAAGCTCGCCAAGCAGATTCTCGAGAACCGCGTGGACGAGGAAGTCGAGCTGGTTCAGACCGGTATCGCGCCGCAGTACCAGGGTGTGGCCAGTGGCGACATCGACGTCATGTTGATGTCCTGGCTGCCCAGCACCCACTCCGACTACATGAGCGACGTCGGCAACAAGGTCGTGAACCTGGGCATTCTGTACGGGCATTCGCGGCTCGGCTGGATCGTGCCGGACTACGTCCCGAAGGACCAGCTGAATTCCATCGCCGATCTCAAGAGCGAGAAGATGGCGGACAAGCTGGACGGCACGATCACGGGCATCGATCCGGGTGCCGGTCTGACCCGGCTTTCCAAGAAGGCCATCGAGGAGTACGGCCTCAAGGATGTCGGCTTCAACCTGCAGACCTCCAGCGGTGCCGGTATGACGGCCGCCCTCAAGCGCGCTGTCGACAACGAGGAGTGGATCGTGGTCACCGGGTGGACGCCGCATTGGAAGTTCGGCCGCTGGGATCTTCGCTTCCTGAAGGACCCCAAGGGCAGCCTCGGCAGCTTCGAGCGCATCCACGCGATCGCGCGTGAGGGCTTCTATCAGGAGAACATCGACGCCGCGATGACCCTGGCCCGCATGAACCTGCCGCTTGAGGAGCTGCAGGCCGCGATGTTCGATGCCCAGGAAACCTCCTATGAGGAGGCCGTGGACAAGTACATCGAGAACCACCAGAAGCGCGTGGACTACTGGGTCACGGGCGAGATCGAGTAA